One window of Pseudomonas sp. ML2-2023-3 genomic DNA carries:
- the mgtA gene encoding magnesium-translocating P-type ATPase: MSAVKNTEVRDKNNASDNNKLSMRAAREAQNGLSATLANVRATTAGLTEQDAAERLQSDGYNEVAHDKPPHALVQFLLALHNPFIYVLLTLGVISFVTDYWLPERDGEEGDLTKVIIIGLMVGLSSLLRFWQEHRSAKSAEALKAMVRTTATVVRRDTASGKTSVHEVPMRELVAGDIVQLSAGDMIPADIRLIESRDLFISQAVLTGEALPVEKYDTLGDVTQKSASSTAADQSNLLDLPNICFMGTNVVSGTARAVVVATGPRTYFGSLAKAIVGSRTQTAFDRGVNSVSWLLIRFMLVMVPIVFFLNGFSKGDWGDAFLFALAVAVGLTPEMLPMIVSANLAKGATAMAKRKVVVKRLNAIQNLGSMDVLCTDKTGTLTQDHIILEHHVDPSGQRDESVLALAWLNSHHQSGIRNLMDQAVVQFSRQDPKFNAPLNYSKVDELPFDFVRRRLSIIVKDTRGDHLLVCKGAVEEMLGIATHVMEGDTRVALDATRREQLLALATEYNEDGFRVLLIATREIPEVQAQKQYNTADERDLVIRGLLTFLDPPKETAGPAIAALQDIGVAVKVLTGDNAVVTSKICRQVGLEPGTPLLGPQIETMDDAALQLEVEQRTVFAKLTPLQKSRVLKALQANGHTVGFLGDGINDAPALRDADVGISVDSGTDIAKESADIILLEKSLMVLEEGVLKGRETFGNIMKYLNMTASSNFGNVFSVLVASAFIPFLPMLSIHLLLQNLMYDISQLALPWDKMDKEYLQKPRKWDARNIGRFMIWIGPTSSIFDITTFALMWYVFSANSVEMQTLFQSGWFIEGLLSQTLVVHMLRTRKIPFFQSTAAWPVTMMTIIVIVLGIYVPFSPLGTMVGLEPLPLSYFPWLVATLFSYCCVAQLMKTIYIRRFKQWY; encoded by the coding sequence ATGAGCGCCGTAAAAAACACTGAAGTTCGGGACAAGAACAACGCCAGCGACAATAACAAACTGTCCATGCGTGCCGCTCGGGAAGCCCAGAACGGTCTCTCGGCCACTCTGGCCAATGTACGCGCCACCACCGCAGGCCTGACCGAGCAGGACGCCGCCGAACGCCTGCAAAGCGATGGCTACAACGAGGTGGCTCACGACAAGCCACCTCACGCCCTGGTGCAATTTCTGCTGGCCCTGCACAACCCCTTCATCTATGTACTGCTGACCCTGGGCGTTATCAGCTTTGTCACCGACTACTGGCTGCCGGAGCGCGATGGCGAAGAAGGCGACCTGACCAAAGTCATCATCATTGGCTTGATGGTCGGCCTCAGCAGCCTGCTGCGTTTCTGGCAGGAACACCGCTCTGCCAAGAGCGCCGAAGCCCTCAAAGCTATGGTCCGCACCACCGCCACTGTCGTTCGGCGGGACACAGCGAGCGGCAAAACCTCTGTCCATGAGGTGCCGATGCGCGAATTGGTCGCCGGGGATATCGTGCAGCTGTCAGCGGGCGACATGATCCCGGCGGACATCCGCCTGATCGAGTCCCGGGACCTGTTTATCAGCCAGGCCGTGCTCACCGGCGAAGCCTTGCCCGTGGAGAAATACGACACCCTGGGGGATGTGACACAAAAGTCCGCCTCCAGCACCGCGGCCGACCAGAGCAATCTGCTGGACTTGCCCAACATTTGCTTCATGGGCACCAACGTGGTCAGCGGCACCGCCCGGGCCGTAGTGGTGGCCACCGGTCCGCGCACCTACTTCGGCTCGCTGGCCAAAGCAATCGTCGGCTCTCGCACCCAAACCGCGTTCGACCGCGGGGTCAACAGCGTCAGCTGGCTGCTGATCCGCTTCATGCTGGTCATGGTGCCCATCGTGTTTTTTCTCAATGGGTTCTCAAAGGGCGATTGGGGCGATGCCTTCCTGTTTGCCCTGGCAGTGGCGGTTGGCCTGACTCCGGAAATGCTGCCAATGATTGTCAGCGCCAACCTGGCCAAAGGTGCGACCGCCATGGCCAAGCGCAAAGTGGTGGTCAAGCGTCTGAATGCAATCCAGAACCTGGGCTCGATGGACGTGCTGTGCACCGACAAGACCGGCACCCTGACCCAGGACCACATCATCCTTGAGCATCACGTTGATCCAAGCGGCCAACGCGATGAGTCGGTACTGGCTCTGGCCTGGCTCAACAGCCATCACCAAAGCGGCATTCGCAACCTGATGGATCAGGCCGTGGTGCAGTTTTCACGGCAGGATCCCAAGTTCAATGCGCCGCTCAACTACAGCAAAGTCGATGAGCTGCCTTTTGACTTCGTGCGTCGGCGCCTGTCGATCATCGTCAAGGACACCCGAGGCGACCACCTGCTGGTGTGCAAGGGCGCCGTCGAAGAAATGCTCGGCATCGCCACCCATGTCATGGAAGGCGACACCCGCGTTGCACTGGATGCCACACGCCGCGAGCAATTGCTGGCACTGGCCACCGAGTACAATGAGGATGGCTTCCGCGTACTGCTGATAGCCACCCGCGAAATCCCCGAGGTCCAGGCGCAAAAGCAATACAACACTGCTGACGAACGGGATCTGGTGATCCGCGGCTTGCTGACCTTTCTCGATCCACCAAAAGAGACGGCGGGCCCGGCAATTGCCGCCCTGCAAGATATCGGTGTAGCGGTCAAGGTACTGACCGGCGACAACGCGGTTGTCACCAGCAAGATCTGCCGTCAGGTGGGCCTGGAACCCGGCACACCGCTGCTGGGCCCGCAGATAGAGACGATGGACGACGCTGCACTCCAACTGGAGGTCGAACAGCGCACGGTGTTCGCCAAGCTCACCCCACTGCAAAAGTCCCGGGTGCTCAAAGCCCTGCAAGCCAACGGCCACACCGTGGGCTTTCTTGGCGACGGCATCAATGACGCCCCTGCCCTGCGCGACGCCGATGTTGGCATCTCGGTGGACAGCGGCACGGACATCGCCAAAGAGTCGGCTGACATCATCCTCCTGGAAAAGAGCCTGATGGTACTCGAAGAAGGCGTGCTCAAAGGACGTGAGACCTTCGGCAATATCATGAAGTACCTGAACATGACTGCCAGCTCAAACTTCGGCAACGTGTTCTCGGTTCTGGTGGCCAGCGCCTTCATCCCTTTTCTGCCGATGCTGTCGATCCACCTGCTGCTGCAAAACCTGATGTACGACATCTCCCAACTGGCCTTGCCGTGGGACAAGATGGACAAGGAGTACCTGCAAAAACCACGCAAGTGGGACGCCAGGAACATCGGGCGCTTCATGATCTGGATCGGGCCAACTTCGTCGATCTTCGACATCACCACGTTCGCCCTGATGTGGTACGTGTTCTCGGCCAACAGCGTGGAAATGCAGACCCTGTTCCAGTCCGGCTGGTTTATCGAGGGGTTGCTGTCGCAAACCCTGGTGGTCCATATGCTGCGTACCCGCAAGATCCCGTTCTTCCAGAGCACTGCCGCATGGCCTGTCACCATGATGACCATCATTGTGATAGTGCTCGGGATCTACGTGCCGTTCTCGCCGCTGGGCACCATGGTTGGCCTGGAGCCGCTGCCGCTCTCCTACTTCCCTTGGCTGGTTGCCACCCTGTTCAGCTATTGCTGCGTCGCGCAACTGATGAAAACCATCTACATCCGTCGTTTCAAGCAGTGGTACTGA
- the infA gene encoding translation initiation factor IF-1, translating to MSKEDSFEMEGTVVDTLPNTMFRVELENGHVVTAHISGKMRKNYIRILTGDKVRVELTPYDLSKGRITYRAR from the coding sequence ATGTCGAAAGAAGACAGCTTCGAAATGGAAGGCACTGTCGTCGACACCCTGCCCAACACCATGTTTCGTGTGGAGTTGGAAAATGGGCACGTCGTAACCGCGCATATTTCCGGCAAGATGCGCAAGAACTACATTCGTATTCTTACCGGTGACAAAGTGCGCGTCGAGCTGACGCCCTATGACTTGAGCAAAGGGCGCATCACTTACCGCGCTCGCTAA
- a CDS encoding arginyltransferase, producing the protein MTELARLKFYATQPHACSYLPDEQATTLFLDPSQPMDVQVYADLSEMGFRRSGDHLYRPHCLKCDACTPARIPVARFKPNRQQKRIFKRNADLQVRPVKPGFSEENFDLYQRYIEQRHADGDMYPPSRDQFSTFLVRDLPFSKFYEFRLDGRLLAVAVTDVLPNGLSAVYTFYDPDEERRSLGRYGILWQIAEAQRLGLDALYLGYWIKNCKKMNYKTEYRPIELLINQRWSSLD; encoded by the coding sequence ATGACCGAGCTGGCGCGTCTGAAGTTTTATGCCACTCAACCTCACGCTTGCAGCTACTTGCCTGACGAACAGGCCACCACGCTGTTCCTCGACCCCAGTCAGCCGATGGATGTGCAGGTTTATGCCGATTTGTCCGAAATGGGTTTTCGGCGCAGTGGCGACCATCTGTATCGCCCCCATTGCCTGAAGTGCGATGCCTGCACCCCTGCGCGCATTCCTGTCGCCCGGTTCAAGCCCAATCGTCAGCAAAAACGCATTTTCAAGCGCAACGCCGATTTACAGGTTCGGCCGGTAAAGCCTGGTTTCAGCGAAGAGAACTTTGACCTTTACCAGCGCTATATCGAGCAACGGCATGCCGACGGCGACATGTACCCACCCAGCCGCGATCAATTTTCAACCTTCCTGGTACGCGACCTCCCGTTCTCGAAGTTCTACGAGTTCCGCCTGGACGGGCGCTTGCTGGCTGTTGCCGTCACAGACGTGCTCCCCAACGGCCTGTCTGCCGTGTACACCTTCTACGACCCTGACGAAGAGCGGCGCAGCCTGGGGCGTTACGGCATTCTCTGGCAAATTGCAGAAGCGCAGCGCCTGGGGCTGGATGCGCTGTACCTTGGGTACTGGATCAAGAACTGCAAAAAGATGAATTACAAGACCGAATACAGGCCCATTGAGCTGCTGATTAATCAGAGATGGAGCTCTCTTGATTGA
- the aat gene encoding leucyl/phenylalanyl-tRNA--protein transferase, with protein MLTWLKRDTLTFPPLAKAMREPNGLLAAGGDLSADRLIQAYRHGCFPWFSEGQPILWWSPDPRTVLFPEELHVSRSLGKLLRQQRYQVSFDRDFAAVIQACAAPRDYADGTWITDNMQNAYIELHARGHAHSVEVWDDGELVGGLYGLAMGQLFFGESMFSRADNASKFGFATLVKHLKAWGFVLIDCQMPTDHLQSLGARSIPRQQFADYLHQHLDQPTTAQWVL; from the coding sequence ATGCTGACCTGGTTAAAACGCGACACCCTGACATTTCCACCATTGGCAAAAGCCATGCGCGAACCCAATGGCCTTCTGGCCGCAGGTGGCGACCTGTCGGCAGACCGACTGATCCAGGCCTACCGTCACGGCTGCTTTCCGTGGTTCAGCGAAGGCCAGCCGATCCTCTGGTGGTCACCTGACCCTCGCACAGTGCTGTTTCCTGAAGAGCTGCACGTGTCCCGCAGCCTGGGCAAGCTGTTGCGCCAGCAGCGCTACCAAGTCAGCTTTGACCGTGACTTTGCCGCCGTGATTCAAGCCTGTGCAGCACCGCGCGACTATGCGGACGGCACGTGGATTACCGACAACATGCAAAACGCCTACATCGAACTTCACGCTCGCGGCCATGCGCATTCGGTTGAGGTCTGGGATGACGGCGAACTGGTGGGCGGGCTGTACGGCCTGGCAATGGGCCAGTTGTTTTTTGGCGAATCCATGTTCAGCCGTGCCGACAACGCGTCAAAGTTCGGTTTTGCAACACTGGTCAAACACCTCAAGGCCTGGGGCTTTGTGCTGATTGACTGCCAGATGCCGACTGATCACCTGCAGAGCCTGGGCGCACGTTCGATCCCGCGTCAGCAATTCGCCGATTATTTGCACCAGCACCTGGATCAACCCACAACTGCACAGTGGGTTTTATAG
- the ftsK gene encoding DNA translocase FtsK yields MNSWARHRRRKRPVLKKSTAAPKAVPLWRQQLHYRLKEGALIAIGALCLFLIMALLTYGKDDPGWSHNSRVVDVQNFGGPAGSYSADILFMVLGYFAYIFPLLLAVKAYQIFRERHQPWQWSGWLFSWRLVGLVFLVISGAALAHIHFHSAVALPAGAGGALGESLGDLAKNALNIQGSTLLLIALFLFGLTVFTDLSWFKVMDVTGKITLDLFELIQGAANRWWSERNERKQLVAQLREVDSRVNEVVAPSVSDKREQAKAKERLIEREQALTKHMSEREKHVPAVIAPAPPKAPEPSKRVQKEKQAPLFVDSAVEGTLPPISILDPAEKKQLNYSPESLAAVGHLLEIKLKEFGVEVTVDSIHPGPVITRYEIQPAAGVKVSRISNLAKDLARSLAVTSVRVVEVIPGKTTVGIEIPNEDRQIVRFSEVLSTPEYDNAKSPVALALGHDIGGRPVITDLAKMPHLLVAGTTGSGKSVGVNAMILSILFKSGPEDAKLIMIDPKMLELSIYEGIPHLLCPVVTDMKDAANALRWSVAEMERRYKLMAKMGVRNLAGFNQKVKDAQDAGEPLVDPLYKRESIHDEAPLLVKLPTIVVVVDEFADMMMIVGKKVEELIARIAQKARAAGIHLILATQRPSVDVITGLIKANIPTRMAFQVSSKIDSRTIIDQGGAEQLLGHGDMLYMPPGTSLPIRVHGAFVSDDEVHRVVEAWKLRGSPDYNEDILAGVEEPGSGFDGGSEGSDDAETDALYDEAVQFVLESRRASISAVQRKLKIGYNRAARMIESMEMAGVVTSMNTNGSREVLAPAPMRD; encoded by the coding sequence ATTAATAGTTGGGCGCGCCACAGGCGCAGGAAAAGACCCGTTTTGAAGAAATCCACAGCAGCACCCAAAGCAGTTCCTCTCTGGCGTCAGCAATTGCACTACCGACTCAAGGAAGGTGCATTGATCGCTATCGGCGCCCTGTGCCTGTTCCTGATCATGGCCCTGTTGACCTACGGCAAGGACGATCCCGGCTGGAGCCATAACAGCCGTGTCGTGGATGTACAGAACTTTGGTGGGCCAGCCGGCTCCTACAGTGCAGACATCCTGTTTATGGTGCTTGGCTATTTTGCCTACATCTTTCCGTTGCTGCTGGCGGTCAAGGCGTACCAGATCTTCCGCGAGCGGCATCAGCCCTGGCAGTGGAGCGGGTGGCTGTTCTCGTGGCGCCTGGTTGGTCTGGTGTTCCTGGTGATCTCGGGCGCAGCCCTTGCCCATATTCATTTTCACTCTGCCGTGGCCCTGCCTGCAGGCGCGGGCGGTGCGCTGGGCGAAAGCCTGGGTGATCTGGCCAAGAATGCGCTGAATATCCAGGGCAGTACCCTGTTGCTGATTGCGTTGTTCCTGTTTGGCCTGACGGTCTTTACGGACCTTTCATGGTTCAAGGTCATGGATGTGACGGGCAAGATCACCCTTGACCTGTTTGAACTCATCCAGGGTGCGGCCAATCGCTGGTGGTCCGAGCGCAACGAGCGCAAACAGCTTGTTGCCCAACTGCGCGAAGTCGACAGCCGGGTCAATGAAGTGGTTGCCCCAAGCGTTTCCGACAAGCGGGAGCAGGCCAAGGCCAAAGAGCGTCTGATTGAACGTGAGCAGGCGCTGACCAAGCACATGTCCGAGCGTGAAAAGCACGTACCGGCAGTTATCGCGCCGGCACCGCCCAAGGCACCTGAACCGAGCAAGCGTGTACAGAAAGAGAAGCAGGCGCCGCTGTTTGTGGACAGCGCGGTTGAAGGCACGTTGCCGCCGATCTCGATTCTTGACCCTGCTGAAAAGAAGCAACTCAATTATTCCCCTGAATCCCTGGCGGCCGTTGGCCATTTGCTTGAAATCAAGCTCAAGGAATTCGGGGTTGAGGTCACGGTGGACTCCATTCACCCCGGCCCGGTCATTACCCGCTACGAAATCCAGCCTGCTGCCGGGGTAAAGGTCAGCCGTATTTCAAACCTGGCCAAAGACCTGGCGCGTTCCCTGGCTGTGACCAGCGTGCGGGTGGTTGAGGTTATTCCGGGCAAGACCACGGTCGGTATCGAGATTCCCAACGAGGATCGTCAGATCGTGCGCTTCTCCGAAGTGCTGTCGACCCCTGAATACGACAATGCCAAGTCTCCAGTGGCCCTGGCCCTGGGCCATGATATCGGCGGGCGTCCGGTGATCACCGATCTGGCGAAAATGCCGCACTTGCTGGTGGCCGGTACAACCGGTTCCGGTAAGTCTGTAGGCGTTAACGCCATGATCCTGTCGATTCTGTTCAAGTCTGGCCCTGAAGACGCCAAATTGATCATGATCGACCCGAAGATGCTTGAATTGTCGATCTACGAAGGCATCCCGCATCTGCTGTGCCCGGTAGTGACGGACATGAAGGATGCCGCCAACGCCCTGCGCTGGAGCGTTGCCGAGATGGAACGCCGCTACAAGCTGATGGCCAAGATGGGCGTGCGTAACCTCGCCGGCTTCAACCAGAAGGTCAAGGACGCCCAGGACGCTGGCGAGCCCCTGGTTGACCCGTTGTACAAGCGTGAAAGCATTCACGACGAAGCCCCGCTGTTGGTGAAGTTGCCAACCATCGTGGTGGTGGTCGACGAATTTGCCGACATGATGATGATCGTCGGCAAGAAGGTTGAAGAGCTGATCGCCCGTATTGCCCAGAAAGCACGGGCGGCGGGTATCCACTTGATCCTCGCTACCCAGCGCCCGTCGGTGGACGTGATCACCGGCCTGATCAAGGCCAATATCCCGACCCGTATGGCGTTCCAGGTATCGAGCAAGATCGACTCGCGCACCATCATCGACCAGGGTGGCGCCGAGCAACTGCTGGGTCACGGTGACATGCTGTATATGCCGCCCGGCACCAGCCTGCCGATTCGGGTGCACGGCGCGTTTGTTTCCGACGACGAAGTACACCGTGTGGTCGAAGCCTGGAAGCTGCGAGGCTCCCCGGACTACAACGAAGACATCCTTGCCGGCGTCGAAGAGCCTGGCAGCGGTTTTGATGGTGGCAGCGAAGGCAGCGATGACGCTGAAACCGATGCGCTCTATGACGAGGCCGTACAGTTTGTACTCGAAAGCCGTCGTGCCTCTATTTCTGCGGTACAACGCAAGTTGAAGATCGGTTACAACCGCGCTGCGCGAATGATTGAGTCCATGGAAATGGCCGGGGTCGTGACCTCGATGAACACTAATGGCTCGCGCGAAGTACTGGCACCAGCCCCGATGCGCGATTGA
- the lolA gene encoding outer membrane lipoprotein chaperone LolA: MRFVSMLLLPVLAFSSLSAHADAESVKRLGQLLGSDTITARFSQLTLDGSGTQLQETAGEMSVKRPGLFYWHTDAPQEQLMVSDGQKVSLWDPDLEQVTIKKLDQRLTQTPALLLSGDVSKISDSFDITSKQAGDVMDFTLKPKTKDTLFDSLRLSFRGGKINDMQLIDSVGQRTNILFTGVKVNEPIPASKFKFDIPKGADVIQE; the protein is encoded by the coding sequence ATGCGTTTTGTCAGCATGCTGTTGCTACCGGTACTGGCTTTTTCTTCGCTGTCGGCCCATGCCGACGCCGAGAGTGTGAAACGTCTTGGCCAACTGTTGGGCTCCGACACCATCACCGCCCGTTTTTCTCAGCTGACCCTTGACGGTAGCGGCACCCAGTTGCAGGAAACTGCCGGCGAAATGTCGGTAAAGCGTCCGGGTTTGTTCTACTGGCACACCGACGCACCGCAAGAACAATTGATGGTCTCCGATGGCCAGAAAGTCTCGCTCTGGGACCCGGATCTGGAGCAGGTCACGATCAAGAAGCTGGATCAGCGCCTGACCCAGACCCCTGCCTTGTTGCTGTCGGGTGATGTGTCGAAAATCAGCGACAGCTTTGACATTACCTCCAAACAGGCCGGTGATGTCATGGACTTCACCCTCAAGCCCAAGACCAAGGACACCCTGTTCGACTCCCTGCGCCTGTCCTTTCGCGGCGGCAAAATCAACGACATGCAGTTGATCGACAGCGTGGGTCAGCGCACCAACATCCTGTTCACCGGGGTCAAGGTCAACGAGCCGATTCCTGCATCCAAATTCAAGTTCGATATCCCGAAAGGGGCTGATGTCATCCAGGAATAA
- a CDS encoding replication-associated recombination protein A, translating to MDLFRSAPIAQPLAARLRAANLDEYVGQEHLLARGKPLREALEQGALHSMIFWGPPGVGKTTLARLLAEVSDAHFETVSAVLAGVKEIRQAVEIAKQQAGQYGRRTILFVDEVHRFNKSQQDAFLPYVEDGTLIFIGATTENPSFELNNALLSRARVYVLKSLDEAALHKLVQRALTEDKGLGKRDLTLSDEGFQILLRAADGDGRRLLNLLENASDLAEDHSEIGTDLLHNLLGDTQRRFDKGGEAFYDQISALHKSVRGSNPDGALYWFARMIDGGCDPLYIARRVVRMASEDIGNADPRALSLCLSAWDVQERLGSPEGELAVAQAITYLACAPKSNAVYMGFKAALRSAAEYGSLEVPLHLRNAPTKLMKQLGYGDEYRYAHDEPDAYAAGEDYYPDELEPLNLYQPVPRGLELKIGEKLKHLAALDRASPKQRRRP from the coding sequence ATGGATCTGTTTCGAAGTGCCCCGATTGCCCAGCCTCTGGCTGCCCGTTTACGTGCGGCCAATCTGGACGAGTACGTCGGTCAGGAACACCTGCTCGCTCGCGGCAAGCCCTTGCGTGAAGCGCTGGAGCAGGGCGCGCTGCATTCGATGATTTTCTGGGGGCCGCCGGGGGTGGGTAAAACCACCCTGGCGCGACTGCTGGCAGAAGTGTCGGATGCGCATTTTGAAACTGTTTCGGCGGTGCTGGCCGGGGTCAAGGAGATCCGCCAGGCCGTCGAAATCGCCAAGCAGCAGGCGGGCCAGTATGGCCGGCGCACCATCCTGTTTGTCGACGAAGTGCATCGCTTCAACAAGTCACAGCAAGATGCCTTCTTGCCCTACGTTGAAGACGGTACCCTGATCTTTATCGGTGCCACCACCGAAAACCCATCCTTTGAACTGAACAACGCATTGCTTTCGCGGGCGCGGGTCTATGTGCTCAAAAGCCTCGACGAAGCGGCCCTGCACAAGCTGGTGCAACGCGCGCTGACGGAAGACAAGGGCCTGGGCAAGCGTGACCTGACCCTCAGCGATGAAGGTTTCCAGATATTGCTGCGGGCGGCTGACGGTGATGGCCGGCGCTTGCTCAACCTGCTGGAAAACGCCTCGGACCTGGCTGAAGACCACAGCGAAATCGGCACCGATCTGTTACATAACCTACTGGGCGATACCCAGCGTCGTTTCGACAAGGGTGGCGAAGCTTTTTACGACCAGATTTCGGCGTTGCACAAGTCGGTGCGTGGTTCCAATCCGGATGGTGCCCTGTACTGGTTTGCGCGAATGATCGACGGCGGATGCGACCCGCTATATATCGCCCGGCGTGTCGTGCGCATGGCCAGCGAAGACATCGGTAACGCCGATCCACGGGCCTTGAGCCTGTGCCTGTCGGCCTGGGACGTACAAGAACGTCTTGGCAGCCCGGAGGGTGAGTTGGCGGTGGCCCAGGCCATTACCTACCTGGCCTGCGCGCCCAAAAGCAACGCGGTGTATATGGGGTTCAAGGCCGCACTGCGCAGCGCCGCCGAGTATGGTTCGCTCGAAGTCCCGCTGCATTTGCGCAACGCGCCGACCAAACTGATGAAGCAGCTGGGGTATGGCGACGAATACCGTTATGCCCATGACGAACCGGATGCTTATGCCGCTGGCGAGGACTATTACCCCGATGAGCTGGAGCCGTTGAACCTGTATCAGCCTGTCCCTCGAGGCCTTGAGCTTAAAATCGGCGAAAAGCTTAAACACCTCGCCGCACTCGATCGAGCCAGTCCCAAACAGCGGAGAAGACCGTGA
- the crcB gene encoding fluoride efflux transporter CrcB: protein MIPLVVAVSVGGIAGTLLRFATGNWINANWPRHFYTATLAVNIVGCLLIGVLYGLFLIRPEVPIEVRAGLMVGFLGGLTTFSSFSLDTVRLLESGQVPLALGYAALSVFGGLLATWAGLSLTKL, encoded by the coding sequence GTGATTCCATTGGTGGTTGCAGTCTCGGTGGGTGGCATTGCGGGCACCCTGTTGCGCTTTGCCACAGGAAACTGGATCAACGCCAATTGGCCGCGGCACTTTTATACCGCGACGTTGGCCGTTAATATCGTGGGCTGTCTGCTGATTGGCGTCCTGTACGGACTTTTTCTGATACGCCCGGAAGTACCGATTGAAGTCCGCGCCGGGCTGATGGTCGGTTTCCTGGGTGGCTTGACCACTTTTTCATCCTTTTCACTGGATACGGTGCGCCTGCTTGAAAGCGGGCAGGTGCCACTGGCACTGGGCTACGCGGCCCTCAGCGTATTCGGCGGGCTGCTCGCGACGTGGGCTGGCCTGTCCCTGACCAAACTTTGA
- the serS gene encoding serine--tRNA ligase, whose protein sequence is MLDSKLLRSNLQDVADRLASRGFKLDVARIDALEAKRKEVQTLTEKLQAERNAISKSIGQAKARGEDIAPLMASVETMGSDLANGKVELDAIQAELDAILLGLPNLPDASVPVGADEDDNVEIRRWGTPTAFDFAIKDHVALGEQHGWLDFETAAKLSGARFALLRGPIARLHRALAQFMINLHTGEHGYEEAYTPYLVQAPALQGTGQLPKFEEDLFKISREGEADFYLIPTAEVTLTNIVAGEIVEHKALPIKLVAHTPCFRSEAGASGRDTRGMIRQHQFDKVEMVQIVEPSTSMDALEGLVGNAEKVLQLLELPYRTLALCTGDMGFSAVKTYDLEVWIPSQDKYREISSCSNCGDFQARRMQARFRNPETNKPELVHTLNGSGLAVGRTLVAVLENYQQADGSIRVPEVLKPYMGGIEVIG, encoded by the coding sequence ATGCTTGATTCCAAACTGTTACGTAGCAACCTGCAGGACGTAGCGGATCGCCTGGCATCCCGTGGCTTCAAGCTGGACGTGGCGCGCATCGACGCGCTGGAAGCCAAGCGCAAGGAAGTCCAGACCCTGACCGAGAAGCTGCAGGCCGAGCGCAATGCCATCTCCAAAAGCATTGGCCAGGCCAAGGCTCGCGGCGAAGACATCGCGCCACTGATGGCCAGTGTTGAAACCATGGGCAGCGATCTGGCCAATGGCAAGGTTGAGCTGGACGCCATCCAGGCCGAACTGGACGCCATCCTGCTGGGCCTGCCCAACCTGCCGGATGCTTCCGTGCCGGTAGGTGCTGACGAAGACGACAACGTCGAGATCCGTCGCTGGGGCACCCCGACTGCCTTCGATTTCGCGATCAAGGACCACGTGGCCCTGGGCGAGCAGCATGGCTGGCTGGACTTCGAAACCGCCGCCAAACTGTCCGGTGCCCGTTTTGCCCTGCTGCGCGGCCCGATTGCCCGCCTGCATCGCGCGCTGGCCCAGTTCATGATCAACCTGCACACCGGTGAGCATGGCTACGAAGAGGCGTACACGCCTTATCTGGTTCAGGCCCCTGCATTGCAAGGCACTGGCCAGTTGCCGAAGTTCGAAGAAGATCTGTTCAAGATCAGCCGTGAAGGCGAAGCTGATTTCTACCTCATCCCGACGGCTGAAGTGACGCTGACCAACATCGTTGCCGGCGAAATCGTTGAGCACAAAGCCTTGCCGATCAAGTTGGTGGCTCACACGCCGTGCTTCCGCAGTGAAGCCGGTGCGTCAGGCCGTGATACCCGCGGCATGATCCGTCAGCACCAGTTCGACAAGGTTGAAATGGTCCAGATCGTTGAGCCTTCCACCTCGATGGATGCACTGGAAGGTCTGGTAGGCAACGCAGAGAAAGTCCTGCAATTGCTTGAACTGCCATACCGCACCCTGGCGTTGTGCACCGGCGACATGGGCTTCAGCGCTGTCAAAACCTACGATCTGGAAGTGTGGATCCCGAGCCAGGACAAGTACCGCGAAATTTCGTCGTGCTCCAACTGCGGTGATTTCCAGGCCCGTCGCATGCAAGCACGTTTCCGCAACCCGGAAACCAACAAGCCTGAACTGGTTCACACCCTCAACGGTTCCGGTCTGGCTGTAGGCCGTACGCTGGTAGCCGTACTGGAAAACTACCAGCAGGCAGACGGCTCGATCCGTGTACCTGAAGTACTCAAGCCTTACATGGGCGGCATTGAGGTCATCGGCTAA